The DNA sequence GGAAAGATCAACAAAAAATTGGCCCTAAAAAAAGTGGCCCCAGTGGCTCCGGAGGCTCCAGTAGCCTCCCCTTCCATTCAGAAAACAGGCCTCAAAAACAAAGAGTCTTCGATATTGATGCTCAAGAAACCCGAGAATCCGATGAAAGCCACGcgaatgaagaaaaaggataAACTGAAGCTCAAAAGAAAAGGCCTGGAGAATAAATTAGAGCAAGCGCACAACGCGAAGGCTGAGCtgaaggccaaaaagaaaCGCGATAAGGTGCCAATTATCGGTGACACCAAACCCATGTCGGACACGTTGAAGATGCTGGACGCTATTTTGGAAGAGGATGATCGCCAGAAGGCCAAACAGAGTGCCAAGAAGAAGCCCGTCCAAAAAAGGAAGGTCAAGACCAAGGACCGGAACTCTCAATTCACGAAGGACTTGCACTTATTTGCGCAGGTCAAGAAGCACAAGGAGTTCCTCAAGGACCCATTTAACACCATTGGAACGCACCTTGAAAACAAAGCTCTGGCTGACGCAGCCATGGACGACAATGACGTCtaaatacatttcttttattgtCATATGTCCAACAATAACAAATGACCTCATCAAAAACCTTTCTTGTGACGATTCTTCAGCGCTCCGACGGATCTCCTGACCGATTGTCGCTCCTTCATGTGTTGTTTATTCTTCTGTTCAGTTTGTAGTTGCTTCTTGGATTTGGATGAGGTGAAGGTCATGCTATGGCCTTTACCCTGGGAAACCACCTCACTCATATCTTCACTTTGGAGACGATCCTCCAGGCTCTTCTTGTCGCGTTTCTTCACTTTCTGGCCCAAGGCCTCGCCTTCCTTCAATTCGTAGAACTTGACTTTGCTGGCCACATACTTCTCGTATTTCTCTCGCTCGGCATCATCTTTCTGCTCTTGTCTCACGGATCGATGCGTGTCCTTGATCCTTTGAACAGTCTCCAGGTCATCTTCCGAAGACGAGTCGTCCGAGGAATCTTCGATATCCGAGTTCCTCGTCAACAAGTTGTCCTCCTCGTCATCACTCAAAGGATCATCATCCACTTGAGCGAACTGCTTCTCCAATCGTGCTTTGGTCTTGTCGTCTAATTTGGAAACCACCGGGTTCAACAACTTGTACGTCTCCTCCGTGGGATCCACTTGGAATCGCGAGTCTTCGAAGATGGCCTTGAAACGATCGTCCTCAAGCAGATTGCCCTCGGCGGCCCGCTTCTTACTGACCTTCTTGCCCGCAGCTTGAGCGGATTCCTTGTCCTTCAACTTCAAGAACAGATCCTTGTTCACCGAGGGCAATTTCGCTTTGTTCACCTGGATGCGCTTCTCGCGTTTCTCCTCCATCTTCTTCTGGATCTTGTCCTGCATGAAGCGGTCCAAAGTGTAGGGCTCAGCCAAGGATTGGGCCTTTCGGAAGAGCCGGACATCCATGAAGTAGCCGTGCATGTATGCTCGAAGCAAGGTGGTCCCAATCAAGTGCTCCAAACCGAGGTCGTCCAATTGTTGACGCGTCACGAATTTGTAATCGTCATAGACCTCGGCGATTGagctctcctcgagctcctcGGTCAAGCTGTCCAAGAACGAACACCACCGAGGAGCCGGACCTAAACTGGGCAGATAGTGGACCTGCATCTTGGGCTGCTCATTGGCCAGAAACAACAAGCCTGAGCTCGGGTAGATGGCCAGATCGTTGAGTTCGGACTCGGACTCGATCGAGGCGTAGGCCTGGCCCGTCTGTCGGTCCCAGATCTTGACCACCTTGGCGTCCAGACTCAGTACGTGATCGTGCGTGTCGTGGAAGGCGATCTTTTTGATGGATGTGCCGTACATGTGATCCTTCACGAGAAGGGGCTTGGACGATCGGATGTCGTAGAGCATCACGTGACCGGTGGAGAGGCCGACGCCCATGGTGAGGCCGTCTTTGAAGGCCAAGGCCGTGACTTCGGGCACGGAAGAGGCGGGTTCGAGATCGGCAGCGTCGTAGCCTTGGACACAGTCGAGCAGGCCGGCCCGTTGACGCGAGCGCGGGTCCCAGGCCTCGATTTGGCCTTCGATGGTGCCCACGGTGAGAAGCTGATGCTCGGGGTTGATTTCGCACACATTCAGACCCGAGCCTTGACTCACATAAGGATTTAAGAAGCGTCCTTGCTCCAAGTTGAGTCTGAAAAGGAAAGTGAAAGACGGTATTCAGTCATTGATTCACAATTCACACATACACAAATACGTAGACTAAAGACAAACTAGGTACAATGTGGAAGtccttttcctccttcaaAAATGCCAGGAATTATAACATATTTGGTTTCATTCATCGGCTCATTCGGAACAGGCAGGAACGAAGTAACCAGCCACTCCCACATTTTTGTGCTACATAATTGTGAGGTGATGCTTCCGTCATTCATCTTAATCGCGCCATTTCAATTATCAATTTGTTGACAACTACAGTATATAATTAGCCACGATTTCAAGTGAGTTGTCGTCCCCCCAGCCGCATTCTTGGATTGCTTTTAAAACAATTCACAATTGACCAGTCAGTGACATCTTCTTGCGGCTATCGGGAGATATCTCTATCTGGGTCTATGTCATGTCTCCCTCCGAAGTAAGGCGGGGATGGAACTGACCTATGAATCTCGGATCCGTCGCCCACGAAATAAGTGTCACAGGTTTGCGGATGATAACTCAGATCGCGTCCAAATCGCGGAATCCGCAGGCGATAGTATCGCCCGAATTGGGCGTGGATCTCGACGAATCGATCACATTGGAGAAACACCATTTTGGCGTAGTCCTGGGACAAGATGTCGAATTTGAGCGGCTCGGAATCGAAGcatcgctcgaatttgatgccCAATTGGTCGGTGTCGTAGCATCGCAGACGGGGTTTGTAGGTCCCGATGGCCGCCACATAATGGCCATCGTCCG is a window from the Tigriopus californicus strain San Diego chromosome 2, Tcal_SD_v2.1, whole genome shotgun sequence genome containing:
- the LOC131893458 gene encoding ribosome biogenesis protein SLX9 homolog is translated as MGKINKKLALKKVAPVAPEAPVASPSIQKTGLKNKESSILMLKKPENPMKATRMKKKDKLKLKRKGLENKLEQAHNAKAELKAKKKRDKVPIIGDTKPMSDTLKMLDAILEEDDRQKAKQSAKKKPVQKRKVKTKDRNSQFTKDLHLFAQVKKHKEFLKDPFNTIGTHLENKALADAAMDDNDV
- the LOC131893430 gene encoding nucleolar protein 10-like, with protein sequence MRVSNANDVKIYDLSAGKSIPDWLAERKRRKLARKDSGGSSTGRHIQLLQEFEMPSVSNQVKISDDGHYVAAIGTYKPRLRCYDTDQLGIKFERCFDSEPLKFDILSQDYAKMVFLQCDRFVEIHAQFGRYYRLRIPRFGRDLSYHPQTCDTYFVGDGSEIHRLNLEQGRFLNPYVSQGSGLNVCEINPEHQLLTVGTIEGQIEAWDPRSRQRAGLLDCVQGYDAADLEPASSVPEVTALAFKDGLTMGVGLSTGHVMLYDIRSSKPLLVKDHMYGTSIKKIAFHDTHDHVLSLDAKVVKIWDRQTGQAYASIESESELNDLAIYPSSGLLFLANEQPKMQVHYLPSLGPAPRWCSFLDSLTEELEESSIAEVYDDYKFVTRQQLDDLGLEHLIGTTLLRAYMHGYFMDVRLFRKAQSLAEPYTLDRFMQDKIQKKMEEKREKRIQVNKAKLPSVNKDLFLKLKDKESAQAAGKKVSKKRAAEGNLLEDDRFKAIFEDSRFQVDPTEETYKLLNPVVSKLDDKTKARLEKQFAQVDDDPLSDDEEDNLLTRNSDIEDSSDDSSSEDDLETVQRIKDTHRSVRQEQKDDAEREKYEKYVASKVKFYELKEGEALGQKVKKRDKKSLEDRLQSEDMSEVVSQGKGHSMTFTSSKSKKQLQTEQKNKQHMKERQSVRRSVGALKNRHKKGF